A genomic stretch from Oleomonas cavernae includes:
- a CDS encoding TetR/AcrR family transcriptional regulator: protein MTSRRSSTWPPPARTIARQGRAISIATVPTSGQPCSNLIGALPLYVSNAYTRATITSTECTRRLHHVIFKFPRPACGERVRVRGVWAGARPHGPSPRPSPRKRGEGVTDEERDGAVARLSPRQPAPGLDRCSPEPGGGRGPENVTMREAARRAGVSSGAPFRHFAGRTALMTAVAEEAMSRLRAEISLALDAVPGAAPAAVLRAMGLAYLRWARTNPTHFEIISARRQIDFTGSAALTGDLDLLQDMMDEILAAAAPQIAADARLVRLTTRALVYGLARMYVDGQFPTWRVADGEVEAVMTGALDLFIALLLRPAMP, encoded by the coding sequence ATGACCAGCCGGAGATCGTCCACCTGGCCGCCGCCGGCCAGGACGATCGCCAGGCAGGGCAGGGCGATCAGCATCGCCACCGTGCCGACCAGCGGCCAACCTTGCAGCAATCTCATCGGCGCGCTCCCTCTTTATGTAAGCAATGCTTACACGAGGGCGACGATCACGTCAACCGAATGTACGCGCCGCTTACATCATGTTATCTTCAAGTTCCCTCGCCCCGCTTGCGGGGAGAGGGTTAGGGTGAGGGGTGTTTGGGCCGGCGCACGTCCCCATGGCCCCTCACCCCGGCCCTCTCCCCGCAAGCGGGGCGAGGGAGTAACGGATGAGGAAAGGGATGGTGCAGTCGCGCGCCTATCACCACGGCAACCTGCGCCAGGCCTTGATCGATGCAGCCCTGAGCCTGGCGGCGGAAGGGGCCCGGAGAACGTCACCATGCGCGAGGCGGCCCGGCGCGCCGGCGTCTCGTCGGGCGCGCCGTTCCGCCATTTCGCCGGTCGCACCGCCCTGATGACCGCGGTGGCCGAGGAGGCGATGAGCCGCCTGCGCGCCGAGATATCCCTGGCGCTCGACGCCGTGCCCGGGGCTGCGCCGGCCGCGGTCCTGCGCGCCATGGGCCTTGCCTATCTGCGCTGGGCGCGGACCAACCCGACGCATTTCGAGATCATTTCGGCGCGCCGGCAGATCGATTTCACCGGCTCCGCCGCGCTGACCGGTGATCTCGACCTGCTGCAGGACATGATGGACGAGATCCTGGCGGCGGCCGCGCCGCAGATCGCCGCCGATGCCCGCCTGGTGCGCCTCACCACGCGGGCCCTGGTCTATGGCTTGGCCCGCATGTATGTGGACGGCCAGTTCCCGACCTGGCGGGTGGCCGACGGCGAGGTCGAGGCGGTGATGACCGGCGCGCTCGACCTCTTCATCGCCCTGCTGCTCAGGCCAGCGATGCCTTGA
- a CDS encoding dienelactone hydrolase family protein, protein MDQRIIDLYDEYTHAPLDRRVFLDRLTRLAGGTAAAFALLPALENNYALAAVVAQDDPRLAIATGSYDGATGPVKYYEAKPKEAAATTPAVLVIHENRGLNPHTQDTARRLAVAGFRAVAVDFLSPAGGTPADADKARDLIGALDPAATLGNAVAGVAFLAATGAKVGAVGFCWGGGLSGRLATASDKLSGAVVYYGMPPDAAEVPKIKAPLLLHYAGLDERINAAVPAFEAALKAAGVKYQAFVYDGKQHAFNNDTNEARYDKDAAELAWGRTIDFFKASLA, encoded by the coding sequence ATGGATCAACGTATCATCGACCTCTATGACGAATACACCCACGCCCCGCTCGACCGCCGGGTGTTTCTCGATCGGCTGACCCGCCTGGCCGGGGGCACGGCGGCCGCGTTTGCCCTGCTGCCGGCGCTGGAAAACAACTATGCCCTGGCCGCGGTGGTGGCGCAGGATGATCCGCGCCTGGCGATCGCCACGGGCAGCTACGACGGCGCCACCGGCCCGGTGAAATATTACGAGGCCAAGCCCAAGGAGGCGGCCGCGACCACCCCGGCGGTGCTGGTGATCCATGAGAACCGCGGCCTCAATCCCCACACGCAAGATACGGCGCGGCGCCTGGCCGTCGCCGGATTCCGGGCTGTCGCTGTTGATTTCCTGTCCCCTGCCGGCGGCACCCCCGCCGATGCCGACAAGGCCCGCGACCTGATCGGCGCACTGGATCCCGCCGCCACCCTGGGCAACGCGGTTGCCGGCGTGGCCTTCCTGGCGGCGACCGGCGCCAAGGTCGGCGCTGTCGGCTTCTGCTGGGGCGGCGGCCTGTCCGGCCGGCTGGCGACCGCCAGCGACAAGCTGTCGGGCGCGGTGGTCTACTACGGCATGCCGCCCGATGCCGCAGAGGTTCCCAAGATCAAGGCGCCGCTGTTGCTGCACTATGCCGGGCTGGACGAGCGCATCAACGCCGCCGTACCCGCCTTCGAGGCGGCGCTGAAGGCGGCGGGCGTGAAATACCAGGCCTTCGTCTATGACGGCAAGCAGCACGCCTTCAACAACGACACCAACGAGGCCCGCTACGACAAGGACGCGGCCGAACTGGCGTGGGGCCGGACCATCGATTTCTTCAAGGCATCGCTGGCCTGA
- a CDS encoding DUF3703 domain-containing protein, which translates to MNHLWKLAFEVEMARAELAYAHGEFDACFKTLERAHILGQRSTRRHVRVHVWMLKVGRRRGDRREIVGQVKRIAAAALFSRIWVPAGNTGGANVPATKPMPIPEDLRRVLEHRR; encoded by the coding sequence GTGAACCATCTGTGGAAGCTGGCATTCGAAGTCGAGATGGCGCGGGCCGAGCTGGCCTATGCCCACGGCGAATTCGATGCCTGTTTCAAGACCTTGGAACGCGCCCACATCCTGGGCCAGCGCTCGACCCGGCGTCATGTCCGGGTGCATGTCTGGATGCTGAAGGTCGGCCGGCGGCGCGGCGACCGGCGCGAAATCGTCGGCCAGGTGAAGCGCATCGCCGCCGCCGCGCTATTTTCCCGCATCTGGGTCCCCGCCGGCAACACCGGCGGGGCGAACGTGCCGGCGACCAAGCCGATGCCGATCCCCGAGGATCTGCGCCGGGTGCTCGAACACCGGCGCTAG
- a CDS encoding acyl-CoA thioesterase yields MTPFSTLVAAIALSTDGYTVTLPDDWLQGRTAYGGLSAALCYEAASRAFTDLPPLRSAQFCFIGPAGGTVTIVPTILRQGRSTVFVSVDLMAESGLAARALLSFGAARESAFDYSDLAMPAVAAPEQCESFFGGRPGPSFAKHFDSRLAGGFRPITGAPEPDMLLWLRHFDEATPNDLTALIALADAAPPAAMTQFTTPAPISTMTWSIDMLAPAPADDSGWRLMRTTAESTMAGYSAQAMMIWGPGGEPLMVARQNVAIFA; encoded by the coding sequence ATGACTCCGTTTTCCACGCTTGTCGCCGCCATTGCCCTCTCGACCGATGGCTATACGGTAACCCTGCCCGACGATTGGCTGCAGGGCCGCACGGCTTACGGCGGCCTGAGCGCCGCGCTGTGTTACGAGGCGGCGAGCCGGGCCTTCACCGACCTGCCGCCGCTGCGCTCGGCCCAATTCTGCTTCATCGGCCCGGCCGGCGGGACCGTGACCATCGTCCCTACGATCCTGCGCCAGGGCCGTTCCACCGTCTTCGTCTCGGTCGATCTCATGGCGGAATCCGGCCTCGCCGCCCGCGCCCTGCTCAGCTTCGGCGCCGCCCGGGAATCGGCCTTCGACTACAGCGACCTGGCCATGCCGGCGGTGGCGGCACCCGAGCAGTGCGAGTCCTTCTTCGGCGGGCGGCCGGGGCCGAGCTTTGCCAAACACTTCGATTCCCGCCTGGCCGGCGGCTTCCGTCCCATCACCGGGGCGCCCGAACCCGACATGCTGCTGTGGCTGCGCCATTTCGACGAGGCGACGCCCAACGACCTCACCGCGCTCATCGCCCTGGCCGATGCCGCCCCGCCCGCGGCCATGACCCAGTTCACGACACCGGCCCCGATCAGCACCATGACCTGGTCGATCGATATGCTGGCCCCGGCGCCAGCCGACGACAGCGGCTGGCGCCTGATGCGGACCACCGCGGAGAGCACCATGGCTGGCTATTCCGCCCAGGCGATGATGATCTGGGGGCCGGGTGGGGAACCGCTGATGGTCGCCCGGCAGAACGTGGCGATCTTCGCCTAG
- a CDS encoding winged helix-turn-helix transcriptional regulator produces the protein MSWDEIGDTPCPIARTLAVVGDRWTMLIVRELFTGTRRFEDFQAQTGISPHLLSTRLKRLEADGIVRRQAYSAHPPRHDYRLTEKGLDLYPLILGLRAWGEKWGGFDAAHQPALRILHKACGHETGLPLRCAACGMAYGARDTKAVMSDDFATARAARHQAFHARKTTDRG, from the coding sequence ATGAGTTGGGACGAGATCGGCGACACCCCCTGCCCCATCGCGCGGACCCTGGCGGTCGTGGGTGACCGCTGGACCATGCTGATCGTGCGGGAACTGTTCACCGGCACGCGCCGGTTCGAGGATTTCCAGGCCCAGACCGGCATCTCGCCGCACCTGCTCTCGACCCGCCTGAAGCGGCTGGAGGCCGACGGCATCGTGCGGCGCCAAGCCTATAGCGCCCACCCGCCGCGCCACGACTACCGGCTGACCGAGAAGGGCCTGGATCTTTACCCGCTGATCCTGGGCCTGCGCGCCTGGGGCGAGAAATGGGGCGGCTTCGACGCCGCTCACCAGCCCGCCCTGCGCATCCTGCACAAGGCCTGCGGGCACGAGACCGGCTTGCCGTTGCGCTGCGCCGCCTGCGGCATGGCTTATGGCGCCCGCGATACCAAGGCAGTCATGAGCGACGATTTCGCCACCGCCCGCGCCGCGCGCCACCAGGCCTTCCACGCCCGCAAGACCACCGATCGAGGATGA
- a CDS encoding MOSC domain-containing protein, with amino-acid sequence MSFTVKEIWRYPVKSMQGEKLDACAVSPLGIPYDRGWAVRDEKTQTIRGAKHLPKLMLCAARYVNDAMAGAVPHVEITLPGGERIRSDAPGIHAAVSEAVGREVTLWPLVAAENKDHYRIHEQPSGDPIDEWRRIFALGPEDPMPDLGGFSAELLQELIEYASPLGTYFDAFPINLLTESSLRHLQNLAPEAVLDARRFRPNFLLADDTAAGVVEEAWVGRQLRIGTASLDISARAPRCVMTSHAQPGLDRDPTVIRTIVRELESCLSVYATVAAPGAVTIGDAIVVA; translated from the coding sequence ATGAGTTTCACGGTCAAGGAAATCTGGCGCTATCCGGTGAAATCAATGCAAGGGGAGAAGCTGGACGCCTGCGCTGTCTCGCCCCTGGGCATCCCCTATGATCGCGGCTGGGCGGTCCGGGACGAGAAGACGCAGACGATCCGAGGGGCCAAGCATCTGCCCAAGCTCATGCTCTGCGCGGCACGCTATGTAAACGATGCCATGGCGGGCGCCGTGCCCCATGTGGAGATCACCCTGCCGGGTGGCGAGCGGATCCGCTCGGATGCGCCCGGCATTCACGCCGCCGTATCGGAAGCGGTCGGCCGCGAGGTAACCCTGTGGCCGCTGGTTGCGGCGGAGAACAAAGATCACTACCGGATCCATGAGCAACCGTCCGGCGATCCCATTGACGAATGGCGGCGCATCTTTGCCCTGGGGCCGGAGGATCCCATGCCGGACCTGGGCGGCTTCAGCGCAGAGCTCTTACAGGAGCTGATCGAATATGCCTCGCCCCTTGGCACCTATTTCGACGCGTTCCCCATCAACCTGCTGACCGAGAGTTCGCTGCGCCATTTGCAGAACCTGGCCCCCGAAGCGGTGCTCGATGCGCGTCGATTCCGGCCCAACTTCCTGCTCGCGGACGACACGGCCGCCGGCGTGGTCGAGGAGGCGTGGGTCGGGCGGCAACTGCGCATCGGCACGGCAAGCCTCGACATCTCGGCCAGGGCGCCGCGCTGTGTCATGACCTCGCACGCGCAGCCCGGGCTGGACCGGGACCCGACCGTTATCCGGACGATCGTGCGCGAATTGGAGAGCTGTCTCAGCGTCTATGCCACGGTCGCCGCCCCCGGTGCCGTGACGATCGGAGATGCCATCGTCGTGGCCTGA
- a CDS encoding SDR family NAD(P)-dependent oxidoreductase: protein MPNAVLIAILGCGCFFTVGLVTGIWKYTRMITSPNAQAPVYVDICHRSALMYSFACLVLAEFARLSVWPSVVNTVAVAAAVTFFATAVANYAIHGWLNDTDNMLRRPHVLGKGTVHGKVVHRYVMALILGEFGGSSYSFQAPWRQCWPREPLMFRLRSIVITGGSTGLGFALADALAPLGARLTLVSRQADNLDLAARQLRRRHSYADIEVQALDVGDPEATRLAIETIARRCGRIDMLFNNAGVMREGRFETLAEDDFQSVMRTNFHGVVNVTRAALVHLRASRGHLVNIASVAGLTGTFGFTAYASAKHALVGFTECLSYELPPQGIKVHLVCPAEFETPMVAELDSYRTPENRRHTLAIPRTSLETVVADTLAGIRHGRYFIVPGRRARLAVLGLRLFPSVARRLGARLVANAQQEDPA, encoded by the coding sequence GTGCCGAACGCTGTCTTGATCGCAATACTGGGCTGCGGCTGCTTCTTCACTGTCGGGCTGGTGACCGGCATATGGAAATACACGCGCATGATTACGTCGCCCAACGCGCAGGCGCCCGTCTATGTCGACATCTGCCACCGCAGTGCGCTCATGTATTCCTTCGCCTGCCTGGTCCTTGCCGAATTCGCCCGGCTAAGCGTCTGGCCGTCCGTGGTGAACACTGTCGCGGTCGCCGCCGCCGTCACCTTCTTCGCGACGGCCGTCGCCAATTACGCGATCCACGGCTGGCTGAACGATACCGACAACATGCTGAGACGCCCCCATGTCCTGGGCAAGGGCACCGTCCACGGCAAGGTCGTGCACCGCTATGTCATGGCCCTGATCCTGGGCGAGTTCGGGGGTTCCTCGTACTCTTTTCAGGCGCCCTGGCGTCAATGCTGGCCTAGGGAGCCTCTCATGTTCCGGTTGCGCAGCATCGTCATCACGGGAGGCTCGACGGGTCTGGGCTTTGCCCTCGCCGACGCGCTCGCCCCGCTGGGCGCCCGACTGACGCTCGTCTCCCGGCAGGCGGACAATCTCGACCTCGCTGCCCGCCAACTTCGCCGGCGCCACAGCTACGCCGACATCGAGGTGCAAGCGCTCGACGTGGGCGATCCCGAGGCCACTCGGCTGGCCATCGAGACGATCGCCCGGCGGTGTGGGCGGATCGACATGCTGTTCAACAATGCCGGCGTGATGCGCGAGGGCCGGTTCGAGACGCTGGCCGAGGACGATTTTCAATCCGTGATGCGGACCAATTTCCACGGCGTGGTAAATGTCACCAGGGCGGCCCTGGTTCATTTGCGTGCCTCCCGTGGGCACCTCGTCAACATCGCCTCGGTTGCCGGGCTGACTGGCACCTTCGGCTTCACCGCCTATGCGTCGGCGAAACATGCGCTGGTCGGCTTCACCGAATGCCTAAGCTACGAGTTGCCGCCGCAGGGGATCAAAGTCCACCTCGTCTGTCCCGCCGAGTTCGAAACGCCGATGGTGGCTGAACTGGACAGCTACAGGACGCCCGAGAACCGGCGCCATACGCTGGCAATCCCCAGGACCAGCCTGGAAACCGTGGTCGCTGATACGCTGGCCGGGATCCGCCATGGCCGGTATTTCATCGTGCCGGGCCGGCGCGCCCGGCTAGCCGTCCTCGGCCTTCGGCTTTTCCCGTCCGTCGCGAGACGGCTGGGGGCACGCCTCGTCGCCAACGCCCAGCAGGAGGATCCGGCATGA
- a CDS encoding helix-turn-helix domain-containing protein, with protein MRAFVAGVIFKAKINRWGKGRLPESATMRDEGALLCLWPQRLMFIGRLGVLPPHQHPISVCLVALRRPIRVGAAGEERACRTAIVPAGLSHSLDVGGEPVAVIYNDPDRPFYRRLSPLRKNSLVSLAPAVEGAFIDAAQNLYASRQAGGGLRFDGFEAAAAQALGVEPRPLPPDARVARVISSIRADIDHNHSIEELAGKVGLSPGRLQHLFVQEIGVPLRTFRIWIRFRHAVEGVAGGASITAAALDAGFSNSSHFSHAFKATFGVTAASLFKGAARPSVVSVAA; from the coding sequence TTGCGCGCCTTCGTCGCCGGCGTAATTTTCAAGGCCAAGATAAATCGTTGGGGGAAAGGGCGCTTGCCAGAATCGGCTACCATGCGCGACGAGGGGGCCTTGCTGTGCCTGTGGCCGCAGCGCCTGATGTTCATTGGGCGCCTGGGCGTGCTGCCGCCGCACCAGCATCCCATATCGGTCTGCTTGGTGGCGCTTCGGCGACCCATTCGGGTCGGCGCGGCTGGCGAGGAGCGCGCCTGTCGCACGGCCATCGTCCCCGCCGGCCTTTCGCACAGCCTGGATGTGGGTGGCGAACCGGTCGCGGTGATCTACAACGACCCCGACCGACCCTTTTACCGGCGCTTGTCGCCCTTGCGGAAAAATAGCTTGGTATCGCTGGCCCCGGCGGTGGAAGGCGCCTTCATCGACGCGGCGCAGAACCTCTATGCGTCACGCCAGGCGGGCGGGGGCTTGCGGTTCGACGGCTTCGAGGCCGCGGCGGCGCAGGCATTGGGCGTCGAGCCGCGGCCGCTCCCGCCCGATGCACGGGTGGCGCGGGTCATATCGTCGATCAGGGCCGATATCGACCACAACCACTCGATCGAGGAATTGGCCGGCAAGGTCGGTCTCTCGCCCGGCCGCCTGCAGCATCTGTTCGTGCAGGAAATCGGCGTGCCGCTTCGCACCTTCAGGATATGGATCCGATTTCGCCACGCAGTGGAGGGTGTCGCGGGCGGTGCCTCGATCACCGCCGCGGCCCTCGATGCCGGTTTTTCGAATTCGAGCCATTTCAGCCATGCGTTCAAGGCAACATTCGGCGTTACGGCCGCCAGCCTGTTCAAGGGCGCCGCAAGGCCCAGCGTGGTTTCGGTCGCCGCCTGA
- the rsmA gene encoding 16S rRNA (adenine(1518)-N(6)/adenine(1519)-N(6))-dimethyltransferase RsmA codes for MSLDDLPPLREVIARHGLMAKKSLGQNFLLDLNITARIARAAGIGPGDLVYEVGPGPGGLTRALLAAGASVVAVERDERCLEALGEIAAAYPAGRLTVVPGDAMAIDERAILGGKPAKIVANLPYNVGTALLIRWLSVEPWPPWWQSLTLMFQKEVADRLTARPRDDDYSRLTILAQWRALARHHFDLSPKAFVPPPKVTSTVVGLTPLAAPTHACRRETLEKVTAAAFGQRRKMLRQSLKGLQVPADVLLEQAGITPTARAEELDVAAFARLARALDAGA; via the coding sequence ATGAGCCTGGACGACCTGCCGCCGCTGCGCGAGGTGATCGCGCGCCACGGCCTGATGGCGAAAAAATCCCTGGGCCAGAATTTCCTGCTGGACCTCAATATCACCGCCCGGATCGCCCGCGCCGCCGGGATCGGCCCCGGCGACCTGGTCTATGAGGTCGGCCCCGGCCCCGGCGGCCTGACCCGCGCCCTGCTGGCGGCCGGCGCCAGCGTCGTCGCCGTGGAACGCGACGAGCGCTGCCTGGAGGCCCTGGGCGAGATCGCCGCCGCCTATCCGGCCGGCCGCCTGACCGTGGTGCCGGGCGACGCGATGGCGATCGACGAGCGCGCCATCCTGGGGGGCAAGCCGGCCAAGATCGTCGCCAACCTGCCCTACAATGTCGGCACCGCCCTGCTCATCCGCTGGCTCTCGGTCGAGCCCTGGCCGCCCTGGTGGCAATCGCTGACCTTGATGTTCCAGAAGGAAGTCGCCGACCGCCTGACCGCCAGGCCCCGCGACGACGACTATTCGCGCCTGACCATCCTGGCACAGTGGCGCGCCCTGGCCCGGCATCATTTCGATCTGAGCCCCAAGGCCTTCGTGCCGCCCCCCAAGGTCACCTCGACGGTTGTCGGCCTCACACCGCTCGCGGCCCCCACCCATGCCTGCCGGCGCGAGACCCTGGAGAAAGTCACCGCCGCCGCCTTCGGCCAGCGCCGCAAAATGCTGCGCCAAAGCCTGAAGGGCCTGCAGGTCCCCGCCGACGTCCTCCTCGAACAGGCCGGCATCACGCCGACGGCCCGGGCGGAAGAACTGGACGTCGCCGCCTTCGCCAGGTTGGCCCGGGCGCTGGATGCCGGCGCCTGA
- the pdxA gene encoding 4-hydroxythreonine-4-phosphate dehydrogenase PdxA: MPPVDLPLALTCGEPAGIGAEIALKAWAEREEGGPRFVLLDVPARLSRLAERLGLSVPLATIADPADADADLFEDALPVLPLAAPIHGEPGKVDGRDAAAIIESIRRAVELTQGGRCAAVVTNPIRKQSLKAAGFDHPGHTEFLATLAGNGARSLMMLASPSLKVVPVTVHVALSAVPRLLSTRGIVEVARLTARALISDFGIARPRLAVIALNPHAGEGGLLGREEIEVIAPAVEILQAEGIDAFGPLPPDASFHAAARSRYDVAICMYHDQALIPLKTLDFDEGVNVTLNLPFVRTSPDHGTAIDIAGLGKANPQSLIAALNLAARMAQARQAAP, encoded by the coding sequence TTGCCCCCGGTCGATCTGCCGCTGGCGCTGACCTGCGGCGAGCCGGCCGGCATCGGGGCCGAGATCGCCCTGAAGGCCTGGGCCGAACGCGAGGAAGGCGGCCCGCGCTTCGTGCTGCTGGACGTGCCCGCCCGGCTGAGCCGGCTGGCCGAGCGCCTGGGCCTGAGCGTGCCGTTGGCCACCATCGCCGACCCGGCCGATGCCGACGCCGACCTGTTCGAAGACGCGCTGCCGGTGCTGCCCCTGGCCGCCCCCATCCATGGCGAGCCGGGCAAGGTCGACGGGCGCGATGCCGCGGCGATCATCGAATCGATCCGGCGCGCGGTGGAACTGACCCAAGGCGGCCGGTGCGCGGCGGTCGTCACCAACCCGATCCGCAAACAGTCGCTGAAAGCGGCCGGCTTCGATCATCCGGGCCATACCGAATTCCTGGCGACGCTGGCGGGCAACGGCGCCCGTTCGTTGATGATGCTGGCCTCGCCCAGCCTGAAGGTGGTGCCGGTAACCGTTCATGTCGCGCTGAGCGCCGTGCCGCGCCTGCTGTCCACCCGCGGCATCGTCGAGGTGGCGCGCCTGACCGCCAGGGCCTTGATCAGTGATTTCGGCATCGCCCGGCCGCGCCTGGCGGTCATCGCGCTCAATCCCCATGCCGGCGAAGGCGGCCTGCTGGGCCGCGAGGAGATCGAGGTGATCGCGCCGGCGGTGGAGATCCTGCAAGCCGAGGGGATCGACGCCTTCGGCCCCCTGCCGCCCGACGCCTCCTTCCACGCCGCCGCGCGCAGCCGCTACGACGTCGCGATATGCATGTATCACGACCAGGCGCTGATCCCGCTCAAGACGCTGGATTTCGACGAGGGCGTGAACGTCACCTTGAACCTGCCCTTCGTGCGCACCTCGCCCGATCACGGCACGGCGATCGATATCGCAGGCCTAGGCAAGGCCAACCCGCAAAGCCTGATCGCCGCCTTGAACCTGGCCGCCAGGATGGCACAAGCCCGCCAAGCGGCGCCATGA
- a CDS encoding peptidylprolyl isomerase, whose protein sequence is MRILVLTAITALTLSLGTAFVTDASAQTPRPPGGKPPAAAPVPQMPNDVAIAAVVNEQVVTEYDVGQRVRLLLVTTGVPYTPQAAQAARLTALRALVDEILQLQEAAKQGVTVTDQEVEQSFQQVLESNKVTAEQFNEILARAGVSADTLKRQLRAESAWNRTVLRRYQGRLSVGDEQVQAAIDRIKANAGRPESLVSEIMIAVDNPEQEAQAQALTQQLFDQIRAGARFSALARQYSQAPSAANGGDIGWILPGQLAPELDTTLAQMQTNTVSPPIRAATGGWYIIGLRDRRQTPPPPPDVTMVEIKQVFVPANISTDDATIASLTERMQAAAADIDGCGVPRDALEALPDATFGEVGRLNIKDLPAEYRAVVQTLKVGQAGGPVRSTDGLHLLVLCEREEQTPDNMMRDAVQRSLEDQQLAMLARRYLRDLRRTATIEVR, encoded by the coding sequence ATGCGCATCCTTGTCCTTACCGCGATCACCGCTCTGACCTTGTCACTTGGCACCGCCTTCGTGACCGACGCTTCGGCCCAGACGCCGCGGCCCCCTGGCGGCAAGCCGCCGGCGGCCGCCCCCGTGCCGCAGATGCCCAACGACGTCGCCATCGCCGCCGTGGTCAACGAGCAGGTGGTGACGGAATACGACGTCGGCCAGCGCGTGCGCCTGCTGCTGGTCACCACCGGCGTGCCCTACACGCCCCAGGCCGCCCAGGCGGCCCGCCTGACCGCCCTGCGCGCCCTGGTGGACGAGATCCTGCAATTGCAGGAAGCGGCCAAGCAGGGCGTCACGGTGACCGACCAGGAAGTCGAGCAGAGCTTCCAGCAGGTGCTCGAATCCAACAAGGTCACCGCCGAACAGTTCAATGAAATCCTCGCCCGGGCAGGGGTTTCCGCCGACACGCTGAAGCGCCAGTTGCGCGCCGAATCCGCCTGGAATCGCACCGTGCTGCGCCGCTATCAAGGCCGCCTGTCGGTCGGCGACGAGCAGGTCCAGGCCGCGATCGACCGGATCAAGGCCAATGCCGGCCGGCCCGAAAGCCTGGTCTCGGAGATCATGATCGCGGTCGACAATCCCGAGCAGGAAGCCCAGGCCCAGGCTCTGACCCAGCAACTGTTCGATCAGATCCGCGCCGGCGCCCGCTTCTCGGCCCTGGCCCGGCAGTATTCGCAGGCGCCGTCGGCTGCCAATGGCGGCGACATCGGCTGGATCCTGCCCGGCCAGCTGGCGCCCGAGCTCGACACCACCCTGGCCCAGATGCAGACCAATACGGTCTCGCCGCCGATCCGCGCGGCGACCGGCGGCTGGTATATCATCGGCCTGCGCGACCGGCGCCAGACGCCGCCGCCGCCGCCCGACGTGACCATGGTCGAAATCAAGCAGGTCTTCGTGCCCGCCAATATCTCGACCGACGATGCCACCATTGCCAGCCTGACCGAGCGGATGCAGGCCGCCGCCGCCGACATCGACGGCTGCGGCGTGCCGCGCGACGCCCTGGAAGCCCTGCCCGACGCCACCTTCGGCGAGGTCGGCCGCCTGAACATCAAGGATCTGCCGGCGGAATATCGCGCCGTGGTCCAGACCCTGAAGGTCGGCCAGGCCGGCGGCCCCGTGCGCTCGACCGATGGTCTGCACCTGCTGGTGCTGTGCGAGCGCGAGGAGCAGACGCCCGACAACATGATGCGCGACGCGGTTCAGCGCAGCCTCGAGGACCAGCAGCTCGCCATGCTGGCGCGCCGCTACCTGCGTGATCTGCGGCGTACCGCGACGATCGAGGTTCGTTGA